The Epilithonimonas zeae genome contains the following window.
ATCGGTCTGTATCTGAAGAAAAACTTTTATGATAATCAAATACTCCTAACAATCTCACATCGGGATGCAATGAGGAGTTATTTTCGAGCATTATGAATTTCTGATAAAGCCTTTCTGATAAAAATTTATTGAGATCTCGTGATACATCGGGGTTTTCATCCAGCATTTTAACAAAGTTTGATTTCGAAAGTTTGATAACTTCACTCGGTTCAAAAACTATGGCATTCACAGGATAAGTTTTATCTATGAAGAGCAGTAATTCGCAAACGCTGAGACCGTGATGTAAAATAGCCAAAATCAGTTCTTTTCCTTCTTCATTGTAGTGATTCAGTTTTATTCTTCCGGAAATAATTTGATAATAGTATTTCGGTTTTTCACCTTCTCGGAAAATGATATCTCCGGCTTCGTAATATTCGATTTTTGCACCATAGGATAGTAGCAGATCTTCAGCAATTATCATAATGTTAATTTTATATTGTTACAATAATTTCTGTATACAAACTTAAAACCAATTTTTAGAATTGATAATTTTATAGAGTTTAATAGAGTTTTTAAAGGCTTTATGATTCAAATCATATAATGACAGAAGTCAGTTTGCGTAGCTTTGGTTTAATCCAAATCAAAAAAGAAGCAAAAATGAA
Protein-coding sequences here:
- a CDS encoding Crp/Fnr family transcriptional regulator; the protein is MIIAEDLLLSYGAKIEYYEAGDIIFREGEKPKYYYQIISGRIKLNHYNEEGKELILAILHHGLSVCELLLFIDKTYPVNAIVFEPSEVIKLSKSNFVKMLDENPDVSRDLNKFLSERLYQKFIMLENNSSLHPDVRLLGVFDYHKSFSSDTDRYSYEIPLTRQQLASLTGLRVETTIRTIKVLEKQNVVKIVQGKIYY